The following proteins come from a genomic window of Nostoc sp. KVJ3:
- a CDS encoding SAV_2336 N-terminal domain-related protein: MIERVIGAFQNLGFDLTDTEIADILWLAVQMRRSNCSSVSEPEQQTPVSTTSKIASTLPQLPLEQNLNSSKSINKTEASANVYPQSSQDSDRNSSGIPIKVPAAQALRNQLEIGRALRPLKRRVPSKREFVLDEAATAERIAKEKLLLPVMKSAPERWLELALVVDEGASMMLWTQTIKELRQLLERHGAFRDVRTWGLFTDKGDKVWLRPRIGSGLSQKRLHNPRELIDPNGRRLFVVISDCVSPAWRSSLIIKVLAAWAYSSPTAIIQVLPNWLWERSALGFAESILLRSSSPGVPNEQLVMTALDLLDESDNCNKLKIPVVTLESESVKNWARMVAGWGDVQTKGFLLATHSDIDVNSELTENLRNELSANQLLQRFRLTASPVARKLAGLLAATPISFPIVRLIQQTMLPQSNQVHVAEVFLGGILKPLPPVHEGVEADNVQFDFIDGVRDLLLDGVPLTESTEVLRKVSEYVAQRVGLSVDEFTAMLSNQEMVFDASMTILLRPFAQITSLVLRRLGGEYVKLADSLQANIQSESLTTAFEGNCHFLWQQGNTKIYSVCTDNPWNLPFDALVISVTPTIRLDGGLARSLEKFLKDDFLLLRDAIDNALLESKRKAISSDRPLLVSLPDKINRRFAQTKNHESKHFIICATIESFRISLANIVQATEAIINLSVEMQLGRLVITLLGTGDYGLSSSEVATKMLSEINRTLSNFTSTSLKEIIFVDKQASIIATINNIANYLFHVNNINTELIEIESIVENKIDNIGLQDLLAREKWREADEETFRLLLKATNREREGTLDYQAINNIPCTDLDAINRLWINASKGRFGFSVQLKKWQELGGRSNKNLEYDFGNSIGWYLNNEWLSDSSKFTYNLSAPAGHLPVEWTFHLGGIFPRREKPALFADMADRLLSCNINNLETETLFDQSDSEISLQNFAFITITVNHKGEIIKTETKTAQYFTEGLPNDIPLQLVAIPGGTFMMGSPEGEGEDNEHPQHEVNIEPFLMSKHQITQVQWEAIAKLPEINCQLRSNPSRFKGNQHPVEQVNREEAIEFCARLSKKTGRLYRLPSEAEWEYACRARTTTPFYFGEVITSELANYDARITINNSPTIDDAKKIQYRQQTMPVGSFLPNSFGLYDMHGNVWEWCADNWHKNYVGAPSNGCVWLSNDIDQRWVLRGGSWNVSAGFCRSAFRNWDIFSEYARNFGFRIVCDLISFSTQIESEQPIYEPVYELWGETSYGELISVQDNLSSEQGINYTHLRDLLAAGSLSEADDETLMLMLRAAKREEEGWLNAESIKNFPCTDLQTIDQLWVKYSNGRFGFSVQKQIWESMGAAPNADDEKWLGFGKRVGWRGSHGAWQEYKNITFSQNAPLGHLPLAKLGGGRWTNDQAAQRRIIWGSFIKWIPSLAVRLVECSL; this comes from the coding sequence ATGATTGAAAGGGTAATTGGTGCTTTTCAAAACCTGGGATTTGATTTAACCGATACCGAAATTGCCGATATCCTCTGGTTGGCTGTGCAAATGCGTCGTTCTAATTGTTCATCGGTGTCTGAACCGGAACAACAAACGCCTGTATCTACTACTTCAAAAATAGCATCGACCTTACCCCAATTACCATTAGAGCAAAATTTAAATTCCTCAAAATCTATCAACAAAACTGAAGCTAGTGCTAATGTATATCCTCAATCTTCACAGGATAGCGATCGCAATTCAAGCGGCATACCGATTAAAGTTCCTGCGGCTCAAGCATTAAGAAATCAGTTAGAAATTGGCCGCGCCCTCCGCCCGTTGAAACGTCGAGTTCCTTCAAAAAGAGAATTTGTACTTGATGAAGCAGCAACCGCAGAACGCATTGCCAAAGAAAAACTTTTATTACCTGTAATGAAGTCCGCACCAGAACGCTGGCTAGAATTGGCTTTGGTAGTAGATGAAGGGGCATCGATGATGCTCTGGACACAAACAATTAAGGAACTTAGGCAATTATTAGAAAGGCATGGAGCTTTTCGAGATGTCCGAACCTGGGGCTTATTTACCGATAAGGGTGATAAAGTTTGGCTGCGTCCAAGAATTGGTTCAGGATTGAGTCAGAAACGATTACACAATCCCAGAGAACTTATTGACCCTAATGGTCGTCGGTTGTTTGTAGTTATTAGTGACTGCGTTTCTCCAGCTTGGCGTAGTAGTCTCATTATCAAAGTTTTAGCAGCTTGGGCTTACAGTAGCCCAACGGCGATAATTCAAGTGCTACCTAACTGGCTTTGGGAAAGAAGTGCTTTGGGTTTTGCTGAGTCAATTTTACTACGGAGTTCGTCTCCTGGAGTTCCCAACGAGCAGCTAGTAATGACAGCATTGGATTTGCTTGATGAAAGCGATAATTGCAACAAACTAAAAATACCTGTAGTAACGCTAGAATCAGAATCAGTAAAAAATTGGGCGCGTATGGTTGCAGGTTGGGGAGATGTGCAAACCAAAGGTTTTTTGCTTGCAACTCATTCAGATATAGATGTTAACAGCGAATTAACTGAAAATCTTAGAAATGAGCTTTCAGCTAATCAACTTTTGCAACGTTTTCGCCTTACAGCCTCACCAGTAGCACGGAAACTTGCAGGACTTTTGGCTGCTACTCCAATTAGCTTCCCAATTGTAAGATTGATACAACAGACAATGTTACCACAATCAAACCAAGTTCATGTTGCTGAAGTCTTTTTAGGTGGGATATTGAAGCCTTTGCCGCCAGTTCATGAGGGTGTGGAAGCTGATAATGTTCAGTTTGACTTTATTGATGGGGTGCGAGATTTATTGCTGGATGGCGTTCCTTTAACTGAATCAACTGAGGTATTGCGTAAGGTTTCGGAATATGTGGCGCAACGAGTTGGGCTTTCAGTTGATGAATTTACAGCGATGTTATCAAATCAGGAAATGGTCTTTGATGCTTCAATGACTATTTTGCTTCGTCCTTTTGCTCAAATAACATCCCTGGTTTTAAGGCGTTTAGGCGGAGAGTACGTAAAGCTTGCTGATTCGCTTCAAGCTAACATTCAATCTGAAAGTTTAACAACTGCATTTGAAGGGAATTGTCATTTTCTTTGGCAACAGGGTAATACAAAAATTTATAGTGTTTGCACAGATAATCCTTGGAATTTACCATTTGATGCTTTAGTTATTTCAGTTACACCTACAATTCGATTGGATGGAGGATTAGCTAGAAGCTTAGAAAAGTTTTTAAAAGACGACTTTCTTTTACTTCGAGATGCTATAGACAATGCTTTATTAGAAAGTAAAAGAAAAGCAATTAGTTCGGATCGCCCTCTTCTTGTTTCTTTACCTGATAAAATTAATCGTCGGTTTGCTCAAACTAAAAATCACGAATCTAAACATTTTATAATTTGTGCAACCATAGAAAGTTTTAGAATTAGTTTAGCTAATATAGTTCAAGCAACTGAAGCTATTATTAATTTATCAGTAGAAATGCAATTAGGACGCTTAGTAATTACTTTGTTAGGAACTGGAGATTACGGTTTATCTAGCTCTGAAGTAGCTACCAAAATGTTGTCAGAAATAAATAGAACACTTAGTAATTTTACTTCTACTTCACTTAAAGAAATTATTTTTGTAGATAAACAAGCAAGTATAATTGCAACTATTAATAATATTGCCAATTATTTATTTCATGTAAATAATATAAATACAGAACTTATTGAAATAGAATCTATTGTAGAGAATAAAATTGATAATATTGGATTACAAGATTTACTTGCAAGAGAGAAATGGAGAGAAGCTGATGAAGAAACATTTAGATTACTGCTAAAAGCTACTAATCGAGAGAGAGAGGGAACATTAGATTATCAGGCTATCAATAATATTCCTTGTACAGACTTAGATGCAATAAACAGGTTGTGGATAAATGCTAGTAAAGGCAGATTTGGATTTAGTGTACAACTTAAAAAGTGGCAAGAACTTGGTGGAAGATCAAATAAAAATTTAGAGTATGATTTTGGCAATAGTATTGGTTGGTATCTTAATAACGAGTGGTTATCAGATAGCTCAAAATTTACATATAATTTGTCAGCACCCGCAGGACATTTACCTGTAGAGTGGACTTTTCATTTAGGTGGGATTTTCCCTAGAAGAGAAAAGCCTGCCTTATTTGCTGATATGGCTGATAGACTCTTAAGCTGTAATATTAATAACTTAGAAACAGAAACTCTATTTGATCAATCCGATAGTGAAATCTCTTTGCAAAATTTTGCATTTATAACAATAACTGTTAACCATAAAGGCGAAATTATCAAAACTGAAACTAAAACTGCCCAATACTTTACTGAAGGCTTACCTAATGATATTCCATTACAATTAGTTGCCATTCCAGGTGGTACATTTATGATGGGTTCGCCAGAAGGAGAAGGAGAAGATAATGAACATCCACAGCATGAAGTAAATATTGAGCCGTTTTTGATGAGCAAGCATCAAATAACCCAAGTACAATGGGAAGCCATAGCTAAACTTCCAGAAATCAACTGTCAACTGAGAAGTAACCCCTCTCGATTTAAAGGTAATCAGCATCCTGTAGAACAAGTTAATAGGGAGGAAGCGATTGAATTTTGTGCTAGGCTGTCGAAAAAAACAGGACGGCTTTATCGACTTCCATCAGAAGCTGAATGGGAATATGCTTGCCGTGCCAGAACAACAACACCATTTTACTTTGGTGAGGTAATTACAAGTGAATTAGCTAACTATGATGCCAGAATTACTATTAATAACTCCCCAACTATAGATGATGCAAAAAAAATACAATACCGACAACAAACGATGCCAGTAGGGAGCTTTCTTCCTAATTCTTTCGGTTTATACGATATGCACGGAAATGTGTGGGAATGGTGCGCCGATAATTGGCATAAGAATTATGTAGGTGCGCCTAGTAATGGATGTGTATGGTTATCTAATGATATAGATCAGCGATGGGTGCTGCGTGGTGGTTCGTGGAATGTCAGTGCTGGATTTTGTCGCTCTGCATTTCGTAACTGGGATATTTTCAGCGAATATGCCCGTAATTTTGGTTTTCGGATTGTATGTGATTTAATATCGTTTTCTACTCAAATAGAGTCTGAACAGCCAATATATGAACCAGTATACGAGTTGTGGGGTGAAACAAGTTATGGAGAATTAATAAGTGTCCAAGATAATCTCAGTTCCGAGCAAGGAATAAACTATACACATCTGCGAGATTTATTGGCTGCTGGCAGTTTGAGCGAGGCTGATGATGAAACGCTGATGCTTATGCTAAGAGCAGCAAAAAGAGAAGAAGAAGGTTGGCTTAATGCAGAATCCATCAAAAATTTTCCTTGTACTGATTTACAAACTATAGATCAACTGTGGGTAAAATACAGTAATGGAAGATTTGGCTTTAGTGTGCAAAAGCAAATTTGGGAAAGTATGGGTGCAGCACCTAATGCTGATGATGAAAAATGGCTAGGATTTGGTAAACGTGTGGGTTGGAGAGGAAGTCACGGAGCGTGGCAAGAATATAAAAATATAACTTTCTCTCAGAATGCACCTTTAGGGCATCTACCATTAGCAAAATTAGGTGGTGGTAGATGGACAAATGATCAAGCTGCACAAAGGAGGATAATCTGGGGTTCCTTCATTAAATGGATACCATCTCTTGCGGTAAGGCTTGTGGAATGTAGCTTATAA